Proteins co-encoded in one Sebastes umbrosus isolate fSebUmb1 chromosome 20, fSebUmb1.pri, whole genome shotgun sequence genomic window:
- the LOC119479115 gene encoding integrin beta-3-like, translated as MRMKRTLFGVIFRAELVCRLPPHRESLHQEERMGALQAQRILWMCVFIFTGITRVCGSNVCTSRGASTCKQCLAVHPSCVWCVQEDFGQGIASSSRCDLKSNLVAAGCAPSALESPTSKLQVIEDRPLSNKAAGATQDVTQIKPQKLHITLRPDDAKRFTVKVRQVEDYPVDLYYLMDLSYSMNDDLFRLRTLGRGLAEAMNRTTSNLRMGFGAFVDKPLSPYMYISPKEAVKNPCYSINTTCLPQFGYKHVLSLTEEVARFTEEVKKQMVSRNRDAPEGGFDAIIQAAVCKEEIGWRPGASHLLIFTSDAKTHVALDGRLAGIVQPNDGRCHLNSDNMYSMSTTMDYPSLALITEKMSENNINLIFAVTNPVVPLYQNYSELIPGTTVGTLSNDSGNVVQLILKAYAKIRSKVELELQDVPEELSLSFNATCLNGELIPGLKSCSGLKIGDTVSFSVEARARGCPKQKKKTFIIKPVGFKDSLSITVNFECDCKCQTKAQPNSPKCDHGNGTYECGICLCHPGRLGPHCECAEGDYNPTEQDRCSGPAGSGGPQSAICSGRGDCVCGQCVCHSSDFGKVWGKLCECDDFNCLRYKGELCSGHGICNCGFCQCAPDWQGENCNCSRRTDTCMSSVGLLCSGRGQCVCGACECTQPGAYGVTCDKCPTCPDACTMKKECVECKHFKRGRLFDDNTCSRICKDEIVLVDEIVLHDTNAVNCSYKDEDDCVERFQYYEDASGKSILFVVKEPDCPKGPDILVVLLSVAGAILFLGLAALLIWKLLVTIHDRREFAKFEEERARAKWDTGHNPLYKGATSTFTNITYRGKD; from the exons CAGAGCTCGTCTGCAGGCTGCCTCCTCACAGAGAGAGCCTGCaccaggaggagaggatgggtgCTCTCCAGGCGCAAAGGATATTATGgatgtgtgttttcatctttaCTGGAATAACAAGAGTCTGTG GTTCAAACGTCTGCACCTCCAGAGGGGCCAGCACATGCAAGCAGTGTCTGGCTGTGCACCCCAGCTGTGTGTGGTGCGTCCAGGAG GACTTTGGCCAAGGGATTGCCAGTTCCTCCCGCTGTGATCTGAAGAGTAACCTGGTGGCAGCGGGCTGCGCTCCGTCAGCTCTGGAGTCTCCAACCAGCAAACTGCAGGTGATCGAGGACCGGCCCCTCAGCAACAAAGCAGCGGGCGCCACGCAAGACGTCACCCAGATAAAGCCCCAGAAACTACACATCACTCTCAGGCCAG ATGATGCTAAGCGCTTCACAGTGAAGGTGCGTCAGGTAGAGGACTACCCTGTGGACCTCTACTACCTCATGGATCTCTCCTACTCCATGAACGATGACCTCTTCCGCCTGAGGACGCTGGGCAGAGGCCTGGCCGAGGCCATGAACCGCACCACCAGCAACCTCCGCATGGGCTTCGGGGCTTTTGTGGACAAGCCGCTCTCGCCTTACATGTACATCTCCCCCAAAGAGGCTGTGAAGAACCCCTGCTACAG CATTAACACCACCTGCCTGCCCCAGTTTGGCTACAAACACGTTCTGTCCCTGACGGAGGAGGTGGCCCGCTTCACGGAGGAAGTGAAGAAGCAGATGGTGTCCAGGAACCGAGATGCCCCGGAGGGAGGCTTTGATGCCATCATCCAGGCTGCTGTGTGCAAG GAGGAGATCGGTTGGCGCCCCGGTGCATCCCACCTTCTGATCTTCACATCGGACGCTAAGACTCACGTGGCTCTGGACGGTCGTCTGGCTGGAATCGTGCAGCCCAACGATGGGCGGTGCCACCTAAACTCTGACAATATGTACAGCATGTCCACCACCATG GACTACCCATCTCTCGCTCTGATCACAGAGAAGATGTCGGAGAACAACATCAATCTCATCTTTGCTGTCACCAACCCCGTGGTCCCTCTGTACCAG AACTACAGTGAGCTGATTCCTGGCACCACAGTAGGAACACTGTCCAACGACTCAGGCAATGTTGTTCAGCTCATACTGAAGGCCTACGCT AAAATCCGTTCCAAGGTGGAGCTGGAGCTTCAAGACGTCCCAGAGGAGCTGTCCCTGTCCTTCAACGCCACCTGTCTGAACGGAGAGCTCATCCCGGGCCTGAAATCCTGCTCTGGGCTCAAGATAGGAGACACG GTGTCTTTCAGCGTGGAGGCCAGAGCTCGAGGTTGCcccaaacagaagaagaaaacttTCATCATTAAGCCCGTGGGCTTCAAGGACTCCCTCTCCATCACCGTCAACTTTGAGTGCGACTGCAAGTGCCAGACCAAAGCCCAGCCCAACAGCCCCAAATGTGACCACGGCAACGGCACCTACGAGTGCGGCATCTGCCTGTGCCACCCGGGTCGCTTGGGGCCGCACTGCGAGTGTGCCGAGGGCGACTACAACCCCACGGAGCAGGACCGCTGCAGCGGACCCGCAGGCTCTGGAGGACCTCAGTCTGCCATCTGCAGCGGCCGTGGAGACTGCGTGTGCGGCCAGTGTGTGTGCCACAGCAGCGACTTCGGGAAAGTCTGGGGAaagctgtgtgagtgtgatgACTTCAACTGTCTGCGCTACAAGGGGGAACTGTGCTCAG GCCATGGCATCTGTAACTGTGGCTTCTGTCAGTGTGCACCAGACTGGCAGGGTGAGAACTGTAACTGCTCCAGACGTACCGACACCTGTATGTCCAGCGTGGGCTTGTTGTGCAGCGGGAGGGGCCAGTGTGTGTGCGGGGCCTGCGAGTGCACCCAGCCTGGTGCTTACGGAGTCACATGTGACAAGTGCCCCACCTGCCCCGACGCCTGCACCATGAAGAA GGAGTGTGTGGAGTGTAAGCACTTCAAGAGGGGCAGGCTGTTTGACGACAACACCTGCTCTCGAATCTGCAAGGATGAGATTGTGCTTGTGGATGAAatag TGCTCCATGATACAAACGCTGTGAACTGCAGTTATAAAGATGAGGATGATTGCGTGGAGCGTTTCCAGTATTACGAGGACGCCAGTGGCAAGTCCATCTTGTTTGTCGTCAAAGAGCCTG ACTGCCCCAAGGGTCCAGACATTTTAGTGGTGCTTCTGTCGGTGGCGGGAGCAATCTTGTTCCTCGGCCTGGCGGCTCTTCTTATCTGGAAACTGCTGGTCACCATCCACGACAGACGGGAGTTCGCCAAATTTGAGGAAGAACGCGCTCGTGCCAAGTGGGACACG GGACACAATCCTCTCTACAAAGGAGCCACATCTACCTTCACAAACATCACATACAGAGGAAAAGACTGA